The following coding sequences lie in one Glycine soja cultivar W05 chromosome 16, ASM419377v2, whole genome shotgun sequence genomic window:
- the LOC114389857 gene encoding ervatamin-B-like: MAKRFEFFLSNLNYIIEFNAKRSSPSGYLLGLNNFADWSPSEFQEIYLHSLDMPTDSAPKLNGPLLSCIAPSSLDWRNKVAVTAIKNQGSCVGSCWAFSAAGAIEGIHAITTGELISLSEQELVNCDRVSKGCNGGWVNKAFDWVISNGGITLEAEYPYTGKDGGNCNSDKVPIKATIDGYEQVEQSDNGLLCSIVKQPISICLNATDFQLYESGIFDGQQCSSSSKYTNHCVLIVGYDSSNGEDYWIVKNSWGTKWGINGYIWIKRNTGLPYGVCGMNAWAYNPTIRK; this comes from the exons ATGGCAAAGAGATTTGAGTTTTTCTTGTCCAATTTGAATTATATCATTGAGTTTAATGCTAAAAGAAGCTCCCCTTCTGGCTACCTTCTTGGTCTAAACAATTTTGCTGATTGGAGCCCTAGTGAGTTCCAAGAAATCTACTTACATAGCCTTGATATGCCTACAGATAGTGCTCCTAAGCTGAATGGCCCTCTTTTATCATGTATTGCTCCTTCATCGTTAGATTGGAGGAATAAAGTAGCTGTTACTGCAATTAAGAATCAAGGGAGTTGTG TAGGAAGTTGTTGGGCATTCTCAGCTGCTGGAGCCATAGAAGGAATACATGCTATAACTACAGGGGAGCTTATCAGCCTTTCTGAACAAGAGCTTGTGAACTGTGACCGTGTAAGCAAAGGTTGTAATGGAGGATGGGTGAATAAAGCATTTGATTGGGTTATAAGCAATGGAGGGATTACTTTGGAAGCAGAATATCCTTATACCGGAAAAGATGGTGGAAACTGCAATTCTGACAAG GTTCCAATCAAAGCAACCATTGATGGCTATGAACAAGTAGAACAATCAGACAACGGACTCTTGTGTTCCATAGTCAAGCAGCCTATTAGTATTTGTTTGAATGCAACCGATTTTCAACTATATGAATCT GGAATATTTGATGGTCAACAATGTTCATCGTCATCAAAATATACAAATCACTGCGTGTTAATTGTGGGTTATGATTCCTCAAATGGTGAAGATTATTGGATCGTGAAGAATTCGTGGGGGACAAAATGGGGAATAAATGGttatatatggattaaaagGAACACCGGTTTGCCATATGGGGTATGTGGAATGAATGCTTGGGCTTATAACCCAACcataagaaaataa
- the LOC114390558 gene encoding pectin acetylesterase 8-like, with amino-acid sequence MEITRICQWLSLLICVLLLLQTEGVPVGITFVENAVAKGAVCLDGSPPAYHFNKGSGAGINNWIVHFEGGGWCNNVTTCLSRRDTRLGSSKKMDTSLSFSGFFSNSKKFNPDFYDWNRIKVRYCDGSSFTGDVEAVDPKTNLHFRGARVFAVVVEDLLAKGMKNAQNAIISGCSAGGLASILNCDRFKSLLPATTKVKCLADAGFFINVKDVSGAQRIEEFYSQVVQTHGSAKNLPTSCTSRLRPGLCFFPQNVVSQISTPIFFVNAAYDSWQIKNILAPGAADPHGQWRECKLDIKNCSPNQLSVMQGFRTDFLRAFSVVGNGASKGHFIDGCYAHCQTGIQETWLRNDSPVVAKTSIAKAVGDWFYDRRPFREIDCAYPCNPTCHNRIFDQNERPDV; translated from the exons ATGGAGATCACTAGAATATGCCAATGGTTAAGTCTTCTGATATGTGTACTACTATTACTGCAGACAGAAGGGGTTCCTGTGGGAATCACTTTTGTTGAAAATGCAGTGGCAAAAGGGGCTG TTTGTTTGGATGGGAGTCCTCCAGCTTACCACTTCAACAAGGGATCTGGAGCAGGGATTAACAACTGGATAGTTCACTTTGAG GGAGGAGGATGGTGCAACAACGTTACTACTTGCCTTTCCCGTAGGGACACTCGATTAGGTTCATCTAAGAAAATGGATACATCACTTTCCTTTTCTGGGTTTTTCAGTAACAGTAAAAAGTTCAATCCAG ATTTCTATGATTGGAACAGAATCAAGGTTAGGTATTGTGATGGGTCATCATTTACTGGTGATGTTGAAGCTGTTGATCCG AAAACCAATTTGCACTTCAGAGGAGCAAGGGTTTTTGCTGTGGTCGTTGAGGATTTATTAGCAAAAGGAATGAAAAATGCTCAAAAT GCAATTATCTCCGGATGTTCAGCTGGAGGATTGGCTTCTATTCTAAATTGCGATCGATTCAAATCACTACTACCTGCAACAACTAAAGTGAAATGCCTTGCAGATGCtggtttttttatcaatgt AAAGGATGTCTCTGGAGCACAGCGCATTGAAGAGTTCTACAGTCAAGTTGTTCAAACACAT GGCTCAGCAAAGAATTTGCCTACATCGTGCACTTCAAGACTCAGACCAGGGCTG TGCTTTTTCCCTCAAAATGTCGTGTCCCAAATCAGTACCCCAATCTTCTTTGTAAATGCAGCCTATGACTCATGGCAG ATAAAAAACATTTTGGCACCAGGTGCTGCTGATCCCCATGGCCAATGGCGTGAATGCAAGCTTGATATCAAAAACTGTTCACCTAATCAACTCAGTGTAATGCAAG GATTCAGGACAGATTTCTTAAGGGCATTTAGTGTGGTTGGCAACGGCGCATCTAAAGGGCATTTTATAGATGGTTGCTATGCACACTGCCAAACTGGAATACAAGAGACATGGCTGAGAAATGACTCCCCAGTGGTGGCCAAGACA TCAATTGCAAAGGCAGTGGGTGATTGGTTTTATGATCGAAGGCCCTTCCGTGAGATAGATTGTGCCTACCCTTGCAACCCTACTTGCCATAATCGTATTTTTGATCAGAATGAGCGTCCAGATGTATAG